A single genomic interval of Candidatus Bipolaricaulis anaerobius harbors:
- a CDS encoding glycosyltransferase family 4 protein, giving the protein MRILYVITAAEWGGAPLHVLQLMEYMVKQGHEVGLVAAPEPRLMTGAKALGVKVFPNPHFVRPVRPWKDFRALWPIFRAMRAFKPDLVHAHSTKAGYAARLACAVLRKPVIFTAHGWAFTEGRSLWKRKLLAGVERLAAKVTAKIICVSEHDRELAVQWNVAKPGKLAVVHNGIDPRPFLEGGGAPLREELGLEGSVVLTFVGRLAPPKDPLTLLEAVKTLPKGVLLVVGDGELKPPVEEYVREHGLEEKVRLLGERSDVLRILASSDVFVLSSRWEGLPYTIIEAMMAKLPVVSTRVGGVPELVEDGVTGFLVPAEDPPALAEALQTLLDDPELRRRMGEAGREKALREFTLDRMLRETGRTYEEVVEGRRP; this is encoded by the coding sequence ATGAGAATCCTGTATGTGATAACGGCCGCTGAGTGGGGTGGAGCGCCGCTCCATGTGCTTCAACTGATGGAGTACATGGTGAAGCAGGGCCATGAGGTGGGCCTGGTGGCCGCGCCGGAGCCGCGGCTCATGACAGGGGCGAAGGCGCTCGGCGTGAAGGTATTCCCCAATCCCCACTTCGTCCGGCCCGTCAGGCCGTGGAAGGATTTCCGCGCTTTGTGGCCGATCTTCCGGGCGATGAGGGCCTTCAAACCCGATCTCGTGCATGCTCACAGCACCAAGGCCGGCTATGCGGCCCGTCTGGCGTGCGCGGTCTTGCGCAAGCCCGTCATCTTCACCGCCCATGGCTGGGCGTTCACCGAGGGGCGGAGCCTTTGGAAGAGAAAACTCCTGGCCGGGGTAGAGCGCTTGGCCGCCAAGGTGACGGCCAAGATCATCTGTGTCTCGGAGCACGATCGGGAACTGGCCGTTCAATGGAACGTGGCCAAGCCGGGAAAGTTGGCCGTCGTCCATAACGGGATCGACCCTCGCCCTTTCCTGGAGGGGGGCGGCGCGCCCCTCCGCGAGGAGCTCGGGCTAGAAGGTTCAGTTGTGCTGACCTTTGTCGGGCGACTCGCTCCCCCAAAAGACCCGCTCACGCTGCTTGAGGCAGTGAAGACTTTGCCCAAAGGGGTGCTGCTGGTGGTGGGGGATGGGGAACTCAAGCCTCCAGTTGAGGAATACGTCCGGGAGCATGGCCTTGAGGAGAAGGTGCGTCTTTTGGGGGAGCGGAGTGATGTACTGCGCATTCTCGCAAGCTCCGATGTCTTTGTCCTATCCTCGCGTTGGGAAGGCCTCCCCTACACGATCATCGAGGCCATGATGGCTAAGCTTCCGGTGGTGAGCACCAGAGTGGGTGGGGTGCCGGAGCTTGTGGAAGATGGAGTTACCGGGTTCCTCGTTCCGGCCGAGGATCCCCCGGCCTTGGCCGAAGCCCTCCAGACGCTCCTCGACGATCCAGAGCTCCGCCGCCGCATGGGCGAGGCGGGCCGCGAGAAGGCCCTCAGGGAGTTCACCCTCGACCGTATGCTCCGCGAGACGGGGCGGACGTATGAGGAAGTGGTCGAGGGGAGAAGACCATGA
- a CDS encoding type II toxin-antitoxin system Phd/YefM family antitoxin, whose translation MALQVNIHEAKTHLSRLLARVREGEEIIIAKAGKPIARLVPVGERPVQRLPGSAKGKVAIAPDFDAPLPESALAEFER comes from the coding sequence ATGGCCCTGCAGGTGAACATTCATGAGGCGAAGACCCACCTTTCCCGGCTCTTGGCTCGGGTGAGGGAGGGCGAGGAGATCATCATCGCCAAGGCCGGTAAGCCCATCGCGCGGTTGGTGCCAGTGGGAGAACGGCCAGTCCAACGCCTCCCTGGGAGTGCCAAAGGCAAGGTGGCCATCGCCCCTGATTTTGATGCTCCACTCCCTGAATCTGCGCTTGCGGAGTTTGAGAGATGA
- a CDS encoding type II toxin-antitoxin system VapC family toxin — protein MAINAIESLPIQMSHTLHVYTLPEYHRDPFDRLLIAQARLEELPILTADPQISRYPVEVIW, from the coding sequence ATGGCCATCAACGCTATTGAGAGCCTGCCCATCCAGATGAGCCACACCCTGCATGTGTATACCCTCCCGGAATACCACCGGGATCCCTTCGATCGCCTGCTCATCGCCCAGGCTCGTTTGGAAGAGTTGCCCATTTTGACAGCCGATCCCCAGATCTCTCGCTATCCGGTGGAGGTCATCTGGTAA
- a CDS encoding sugar phosphate nucleotidyltransferase — translation MRGSSQPTRPADHVIRYPDRFLAILDAAVRVVADGEHLVTLGIVPDRPATGYGYIRRGDRLDQLGEVGVYRARGFTEKPDRNLAAQFISAGEYLWNSGMFVWRVDTLLNAIARHMPDLHAALREIEPHLGRPDWAEAVARQRGSHVQFVHAGKTIKPGTFSEMLRKAG, via the coding sequence TTGCGCGGGAGCTCTCAACCCACCAGGCCGGCCGATCATGTCATCCGCTACCCCGACCGGTTCCTGGCGATCCTGGATGCCGCGGTGAGGGTGGTCGCGGATGGGGAACACTTGGTGACTTTGGGGATCGTCCCGGATCGCCCAGCCACGGGCTACGGATACATCCGCCGCGGGGACCGCCTCGATCAGCTGGGCGAGGTCGGTGTCTACCGGGCCCGCGGGTTCACGGAGAAGCCGGATCGGAACCTAGCAGCCCAGTTCATCTCCGCGGGCGAATACCTGTGGAACAGCGGGATGTTCGTGTGGAGGGTGGACACGCTCCTCAACGCCATCGCGAGACACATGCCTGATCTCCACGCCGCGCTGCGCGAGATCGAACCCCACCTCGGTCGGCCAGATTGGGCAGAGGCGGTGGCGCGGCAGCGGGGTAGTCATGTGCAGTTCGTACACGCTGGCAAAACCATCAAACCAGGAACGTTCAGCGAAATGCTCAGGAAAGCGGGCTGA
- a CDS encoding VanZ family protein, producing MTARVKGEAWKRIARPVTLGYMGFLAYMSLGRAYPPMLDRALATWGSTVFHFGGYALLAILFAWTLSRRGRHRPWLAIAAAVGYGGLLETLQFLVPGRMPSGLDLGINLAGAVAGGVSLWGVACTMARRRRPGQEAVGSH from the coding sequence GTGACGGCACGGGTGAAGGGAGAGGCGTGGAAGCGCATCGCGCGCCCGGTGACGCTCGGCTACATGGGGTTCCTGGCGTACATGAGCCTGGGGAGAGCCTATCCCCCCATGCTCGACCGGGCCCTCGCCACGTGGGGGTCAACGGTGTTCCATTTCGGAGGGTACGCGCTCCTCGCGATCCTCTTCGCCTGGACGCTATCGCGGAGAGGCCGGCACCGGCCCTGGCTCGCCATTGCGGCGGCGGTTGGCTATGGTGGCCTCCTTGAGACCCTCCAGTTCCTCGTGCCGGGGAGGATGCCCTCCGGGCTGGATTTGGGGATCAACTTGGCGGGCGCGGTCGCCGGCGGAGTTTCCCTCTGGGGCGTGGCTTGCACCATGGCCCGGCGACGCAGACCGGGGCAGGAAGCGGTGGGTTCCCACTGA
- a CDS encoding adenosine-specific kinase — translation MELRTVRIEKPDDVNLILGQAHFIKTVEDLHEALVTAVPGAKFGLAFCESSGPALVRLSGTDPELVELAKRNALALACGHAFILFLRGMYPINVLTAVKLVPEVCGIFCATANPVEVIVAETDQGRGILGVVDGVRTKGVEGEADREERRSFLRRIGYKL, via the coding sequence ATGGAGCTAAGGACGGTGCGGATCGAGAAGCCGGATGACGTGAACCTGATCCTCGGGCAGGCCCACTTCATCAAGACGGTGGAGGACCTCCACGAGGCGCTGGTGACCGCCGTGCCGGGGGCGAAGTTCGGGCTCGCGTTCTGCGAGTCGTCGGGCCCGGCCCTCGTGCGCCTCTCGGGAACGGATCCCGAGCTCGTGGAGCTAGCTAAGCGGAACGCGCTCGCCCTCGCCTGTGGCCACGCATTCATCCTCTTCCTGCGCGGGATGTACCCGATCAACGTCCTCACCGCGGTCAAGCTCGTCCCCGAGGTGTGCGGGATCTTCTGCGCCACGGCGAACCCGGTGGAGGTGATCGTCGCCGAGACGGACCAGGGGCGGGGGATCCTCGGGGTGGTGGACGGGGTGAGGACGAAGGGCGTGGAGGGGGAGGCGGACCGGGAGGAACGGAGGTCGTTCCTGCGCCGGATCGGGTACAAGCTGTGA
- a CDS encoding HAD family hydrolase, giving the protein MTLRAVLLDLGGPVLDEEAEYEGWEASVVCALAAEGVTVPPAEFARELGAAIARCDPDAHLSAVWSFVRPDVDRFRRIRGAFRDQRRAFVENPRGVAVRPEAREAIPTLAARYPLAIAANQPKTVLSQLEEAGLLGHFRWRRVSEGMGIGKPSPLFFRMILDGLGVSAEEAVMVGDRLDFDVFPARLVGMRAVRVRVGLYAGQEPISPLHVPDLTLATLAELPAALASLG; this is encoded by the coding sequence GTGACCCTCCGCGCGGTGCTCCTCGACCTGGGTGGGCCGGTCCTGGACGAGGAGGCGGAGTATGAGGGCTGGGAAGCATCCGTCGTTTGCGCGCTCGCGGCGGAGGGGGTCACTGTCCCCCCAGCGGAGTTCGCGCGGGAGCTCGGGGCGGCGATCGCCCGCTGCGACCCGGACGCCCACCTCTCCGCGGTGTGGAGCTTCGTGCGGCCGGATGTGGACCGGTTTCGCCGGATTCGCGGCGCGTTTCGCGACCAGAGGCGGGCGTTCGTTGAGAACCCGCGCGGCGTCGCAGTCCGCCCCGAGGCGCGGGAGGCGATTCCCACGCTCGCTGCCCGCTATCCCCTCGCCATCGCCGCAAACCAGCCGAAAACGGTGCTGTCCCAGCTTGAGGAGGCGGGGCTGCTCGGCCACTTCCGCTGGCGGCGCGTCTCGGAGGGGATGGGGATCGGGAAACCCTCCCCGCTCTTCTTCCGGATGATCCTCGACGGCCTCGGTGTCTCGGCGGAGGAGGCGGTGATGGTGGGGGACCGGCTCGACTTCGATGTCTTCCCGGCGAGGCTCGTCGGGATGAGGGCGGTCCGCGTCCGCGTTGGGCTGTACGCGGGTCAGGAGCCGATCTCCCCCCTCCATGTCCCCGACCTCACCCTCGCCACGCTGGCCGAGCTCCCTGCCGCCCTGGCCTCGCTCGGGTAG
- a CDS encoding NAD(P)/FAD-dependent oxidoreductase — translation MEHYDVAIVGGGPAGAVAARATARAGARVLVVERAPRRPPRCTGLVGAPFLDLVAVPPCLVLREVRAVRVCAPGGGVLGFRAAEPKGYVLDRGGLDRWLLDRAAEAGATVVCPAAAVGVAGQVLHTTAGPVEFGVLIAADGAMSAVRRWAGLSPSAEVVVGVQAIVAAASPEGGDEVEVHVGNELAPGGFAWVVPAEEGTVRAGLLTAAGRGAYSLLDRFLAHRFPGERVVRREGGLIPLGPVPCAAGPRVLLVGDAAGQVKPLSGGGLLFGAIAARIAGEVAAERPDHLAEYEARWRALLGDEIAFGLRGRVAFVSLRDGELDRIVAALDRPELHRLVAAEGDIDHPSRLVQAVAARPGLWPAVIPLVRALGGWARVRELARGLPSAAGPG, via the coding sequence GTGGAACACTACGACGTGGCTATCGTCGGAGGGGGGCCGGCCGGTGCGGTGGCCGCCCGGGCCACGGCGCGGGCTGGAGCCCGGGTCCTCGTGGTCGAGCGGGCTCCCCGCCGCCCGCCGCGCTGCACCGGCCTCGTCGGGGCCCCGTTCCTCGACCTCGTGGCGGTGCCTCCGTGCCTCGTCCTCCGCGAGGTCCGGGCGGTGCGCGTCTGCGCTCCCGGCGGCGGGGTCCTCGGGTTCCGCGCTGCAGAGCCGAAGGGGTACGTGCTCGACCGAGGGGGGCTCGATCGGTGGCTCCTCGACCGGGCGGCCGAGGCCGGGGCCACCGTAGTGTGCCCGGCCGCGGCGGTGGGCGTGGCAGGCCAGGTCCTCCACACGACGGCGGGCCCCGTGGAGTTTGGGGTGCTCATCGCGGCGGATGGGGCGATGAGCGCGGTCCGCCGGTGGGCGGGCCTCTCCCCGTCCGCGGAGGTCGTGGTCGGGGTGCAGGCCATCGTCGCGGCGGCGTCTCCCGAGGGCGGGGACGAGGTCGAGGTTCACGTGGGGAACGAGCTCGCTCCCGGTGGGTTCGCGTGGGTTGTCCCGGCAGAGGAGGGGACGGTGCGGGCCGGGCTCCTCACTGCGGCTGGGCGCGGGGCGTACTCCCTCCTCGACCGGTTCCTCGCCCATCGGTTCCCCGGGGAGCGCGTCGTTCGCCGGGAGGGGGGGCTCATCCCGCTGGGCCCCGTACCGTGCGCGGCAGGGCCGAGGGTCCTCCTCGTCGGCGATGCCGCCGGCCAGGTGAAGCCCCTCTCCGGGGGTGGGCTCCTGTTCGGGGCGATCGCGGCCCGGATCGCCGGGGAGGTCGCGGCGGAACGCCCCGATCACCTTGCGGAGTACGAGGCCCGCTGGCGGGCTCTACTGGGGGACGAGATCGCGTTCGGGCTCCGGGGCCGGGTGGCGTTCGTCTCCCTTCGGGATGGGGAGCTCGATCGGATCGTCGCGGCGCTCGATCGCCCTGAGCTCCACCGCCTCGTCGCCGCGGAGGGGGACATCGATCATCCGTCCCGTCTCGTTCAGGCGGTGGCGGCGCGGCCGGGCCTGTGGCCGGCTGTGATCCCGCTCGTGCGGGCACTCGGGGGCTGGGCTCGGGTGCGGGAGCTCGCCCGCGGTTTGCCCTCCGCCGCCGGGCCGGGATAG
- a CDS encoding O-antigen ligase family protein, which yields MPTGKAGKGKGRRGGPTVPPGGWLSRLRFWGLVFFLLSMPLFFSPWNTEYGYAKTIYTLVTVSLLLILWAVESFPRREVKVEVSWLFPLLPALLLAALLSLSGGTPAGVVLQSATVILYFGFIFLLVVNAPLGDREVVLLLGALLLAGFGNALFGLLQYVGVAPGAAGDPLIATMGNRQFLAGFLSYLVLPAGILLVRLRKAWAWVPALVAIGFILAVMLLTRQVGVRLGLVAGLLFVAFGIGFWPSRAGTRYRWLAAIAIGTAALGGVLGVQGLVYAVAVGGGAAAVWGLGKLLRRLPLLWIPTVGLLVAAVVLLLPPTTPLAPVRELWERQSGAIRAWDLWVGYEMWRDQPLFGVGLGGYKIQFVPYKPEFLSSPQGADYAFPFPRADQAHNEYVQVAAELGTCGVIVLLAGLALVGYWGLRRVSAQKDPAKRVELLLLGGGLIAVFVHAVPTFPFHLPASSLAFVTILGLAFSPRYGPVGDLAVTLRGYRLKLTAVVLSLLSGVVSVVAVRDMVADAYLLAGQVSLGYGEVALAQEQLSRAVELDFCPRVSLYWLGMAHAQAGDLAQAQAALRACLNRYRPEVLYLQLASVDLAVGETEEARALLAELLATIPPREMELEARYLLAVADMSDGDLLSAQRRLEEILAQDPHHELAQFQLGEVARMRYRWDEARTHYERTLAIIAAKEKALQAAYGTQVSLAQLGELRSQAERLRDLRARVEAMLREIP from the coding sequence GTGCCCACGGGGAAGGCCGGGAAAGGCAAGGGACGCCGCGGCGGTCCCACGGTGCCGCCGGGCGGTTGGCTGTCCCGCCTGCGGTTCTGGGGGTTGGTGTTCTTCCTCCTCTCGATGCCCCTCTTCTTCTCGCCGTGGAACACGGAGTACGGGTACGCAAAGACGATCTACACCCTGGTCACCGTCTCGCTTCTCCTCATCCTGTGGGCAGTGGAGTCCTTCCCGCGGCGGGAGGTGAAGGTCGAGGTCTCGTGGCTCTTCCCGCTCCTCCCCGCGCTGCTCCTCGCGGCCCTCCTCTCCCTCTCCGGGGGGACGCCGGCGGGGGTGGTTCTCCAGTCGGCGACCGTCATCCTCTACTTCGGGTTCATCTTCCTCCTCGTGGTGAACGCCCCCCTCGGGGATCGGGAGGTCGTCCTCCTTCTCGGGGCCCTCCTCCTGGCGGGGTTCGGGAACGCCCTGTTCGGCCTCCTCCAGTACGTCGGGGTGGCCCCCGGGGCGGCGGGAGATCCCTTGATCGCCACGATGGGGAACCGCCAGTTCCTGGCCGGGTTCCTCTCCTACCTCGTCTTGCCGGCGGGGATCCTCCTCGTCCGGCTGCGGAAGGCGTGGGCGTGGGTCCCCGCGCTCGTCGCGATCGGGTTCATCCTCGCGGTGATGCTCCTCACCCGTCAGGTGGGGGTGCGGCTGGGCCTGGTGGCGGGGCTCCTGTTCGTCGCGTTTGGGATCGGGTTCTGGCCAAGCCGGGCCGGGACGCGGTACCGCTGGCTGGCGGCGATCGCCATTGGCACCGCTGCCCTGGGCGGGGTGCTCGGGGTTCAGGGCCTCGTCTACGCCGTAGCGGTGGGGGGAGGGGCGGCCGCAGTGTGGGGACTGGGGAAGCTCCTCCGCCGGCTCCCCCTCCTGTGGATCCCCACCGTGGGCCTGCTGGTGGCGGCGGTCGTCCTCCTCCTCCCCCCGACCACGCCGCTCGCTCCGGTGAGGGAGCTCTGGGAGCGCCAGTCGGGGGCGATCCGGGCGTGGGACCTCTGGGTCGGGTACGAGATGTGGCGCGACCAGCCGCTGTTCGGGGTCGGCCTCGGGGGGTACAAGATCCAGTTCGTCCCGTACAAACCGGAGTTCCTCTCCTCCCCCCAGGGGGCGGACTACGCGTTTCCGTTCCCGCGCGCGGATCAGGCCCACAACGAGTACGTCCAGGTGGCCGCTGAGCTCGGCACGTGCGGGGTGATCGTGCTCCTCGCCGGGCTCGCCCTCGTGGGGTACTGGGGGTTGCGACGGGTGAGTGCGCAGAAGGATCCGGCGAAGCGGGTCGAGCTCCTCCTCCTCGGCGGGGGGCTGATCGCGGTGTTCGTCCACGCTGTTCCCACGTTCCCGTTCCACCTCCCCGCGTCGAGCCTGGCGTTCGTGACGATCCTCGGGCTCGCCTTCTCGCCGCGCTATGGGCCGGTGGGGGACCTCGCGGTGACGCTCCGGGGCTATCGGCTCAAGCTGACCGCCGTGGTCCTCTCCCTCCTCTCCGGTGTCGTGTCGGTGGTCGCGGTGCGGGACATGGTTGCCGATGCCTACCTCCTCGCCGGGCAGGTTTCGTTGGGGTACGGCGAGGTCGCGCTCGCCCAGGAGCAGCTCTCCCGCGCGGTGGAGCTCGACTTCTGCCCCCGGGTGAGCCTGTACTGGCTGGGGATGGCACACGCCCAAGCGGGGGACCTCGCGCAGGCCCAGGCTGCACTGCGGGCTTGCCTCAACCGGTACCGGCCTGAGGTGCTCTACCTCCAGCTCGCGTCGGTGGACCTCGCGGTGGGGGAGACGGAGGAGGCGCGGGCGCTCCTCGCAGAGCTCCTTGCCACGATCCCGCCCCGGGAGATGGAGCTCGAGGCCCGCTACCTCCTCGCGGTCGCTGACATGTCCGATGGGGACCTCCTTTCCGCCCAGCGCCGCCTGGAGGAGATCCTCGCCCAGGACCCGCACCACGAGCTCGCCCAGTTCCAGCTCGGGGAGGTGGCGCGGATGAGGTACCGGTGGGATGAGGCACGCACCCACTACGAGCGGACGCTTGCGATCATCGCCGCGAAGGAAAAGGCCCTCCAGGCCGCGTACGGGACCCAGGTCTCGCTCGCCCAGCTCGGGGAGCTGCGGTCTCAGGCGGAGCGGCTCCGCGACCTCCGGGCGCGGGTCGAGGCGATGCTGCGCGAGATCCCGTAG